Below is a genomic region from Medicago truncatula cultivar Jemalong A17 chromosome 3, MtrunA17r5.0-ANR, whole genome shotgun sequence.
gatACATTGAGAGACTATACCCTTATAGACAACTTCCatccctaccccaaggaccactcatgaactcattagacccttatacaacgttatatctttcctaaaaacatctctatacgtttaggataaagtccctacacttaggaagaagtttggaagcatttggagtgaagaaaattgcattttagggtttatggtaagacaacatcagtcatactaaaattacacattttctgtcaaaatcgcctcatgatcaccagaatcgcctcatgatttcgacagtatcagacatactaaaattatagatttttctgtcaaaatcgcctcatgatttctagaatcgcctcatgatttcgacagtatcagacatactaaaattacagatttttctgtcaaaatcgcctcatgatttcgacagtatcagacatcctaaaattacacattttctgcgattttctaccatgggaaCCTCCTTGGCTCCATCTCttaaccctaaactctccaaaatcatccataaacatcaccatatgattaccctatcattaaaacgttaacccatcactaacctacctgattaacaactcttttcaccattcaattctatggtttctacactttttcattcaaaaaccaataatcaaaacctaatcccaaatttctcaatttctaccagaaacatgttaaatcaaaatcagaattacaatctatactattgaaagtaaatctcacccttaccttagttcagaaaATCGCACGACACACGGTTGATCTTGGttctacttgttcttctctccccttgttcttggttttctctcccaaaacttgtttcacgtaaaactgcttctgaccttttcttttcctaactcccaaactataactccccttttatttcattaaactccccttaattctattaaatcctaattaactccctaatttctaaaataataataattcccactaattttaattattattttattaaaccatatattaaaatgcacacaccacataaatcaccaaaaatcatataaaatcatatatgagactccaaataattcaaaataaaataaataacaactagggcgttacaaatgACACCTGTATGCCATCGAATAAACGCACGTACAACCAAACCAACTATAATGTATCATATGTAACACAAGTTTGATTTCACActtgttcttcctttcactTCAAAAATCAATCTAATTTCAACTATTAGGGTTTCTTTTTGAAATGTGGAGGGATTCCATCGCCAACGGAACCGTCTCAACAATCTGAATCACGTTTGGCTTCTTCTCATGTTGTTGAACAtataaattgttaattttttttctttgttagatTGGGATTGAGAggaagagatgaagaagaagaagaaataaaagattgagatttgattttttttttttaattttaatttttttcctgtttttttttaaatttaatttttcatttatttaattttaaaaatgattaaatggctttttttttttaattcaataattacaTATATGATGTGCCACGTAGGCATTGATCAGtcaaaattgacaaaaaggataaaaaatgcaaatggGCTGAatcttaaaaaatcaaaattataatttttatttatagggGACGAAAATCagaactttttaaaatataggGTGGAAAAGTGCAtttagcttcaaacaaaatcctTACATTGATTTTTTACCGTAAAATACCgaacatttcatatttatccTCCCACCGACGCCCCCACAGGCGGGACCTACCTAACAACCGGAACATCCGGTTCCCGTGTCCGCATCAAAACAGGAAGAATGAAAATGAGCATCATATATCAGAAACCGAGTCCACATCACCGTGAACCGTACGCGTCGTATACAAACCCACCCTCCTTATTCTTTTCTTCAGACACCTATCTCTCCGGTAACTAGCTGCTACAACAACAACAGTATCTTTATTTGTTTcagctttttcattttctttctctctcccaaTTCCCATAGATCTGAAACACTGTTCGCACCCCCACCTTTGACCTTTCAACTCTTTTCTTCATTGGTCTTTCTTCCCTTAAATCTAGATCCGGATCAATCTTACCGGAGCTAGCTAGCTCCATACCCGTGCGTGGATCTAGGAAGTAAGAAAGGTAAGCTTTAAGGATCTattaatatttgaattgaaaCGGTTATTAGGGTTTTGAAATTTCTACTTTTAGAAATATCACTTCACTTCATTCAATTCTGTTATAACCGtttcaatcataatcataatcataatcataatcataatcataatcgtAGCAGTTCAGTCTTAAAAGATGACTTCGAGCACAATCCGAAAAGCTATTGGAGCGGTGAAGGATCAGACGAGTATTGGAATAGCGAAAGTCGCGAGCAACATGGCGCCGGAATTGGAGGTGGCGATTGTGAAAGCGACGAGTCACGACGAAGATCCAGCGAGTGAGAAGTATATAAGAGAGATCTTGAACTTGATGTCTTACTCGCGTGGTTATGTTAACGCCTGTGTTTCAGCTGTGTCCAAGCGATTGGGGAAGACGCGTGATTGGATTGTTGCGTTGAAAGCTCTTATACTTGTTCATCGACTGATGAATGATGGAACACCGATTTTCCAGGAAGAGATTATGTATGCTACAAGGAGAGGGACTAGGTTGTTGAATATGTCTGATTTTAGAGATGAGGCTCATTCAAGCTCCTGGGATCATTCTGCTTTTGTTAGGACTTATGCTTTGTATCTTGATCAGAGGCttgagttgatgttgtttgataGAAAAGCTGGTAgtgttggtgttggtggtggAGGTGGGGATGAGAGGTTTGGTGGGAGGGAAAATAATTTCAGGTCGCCGCCGAATGAGTATGAGTATGGAGGTGGACAATTTAGAGGGGAAGGTGGGATGAGGAAGACGAGGTCGTATGGTGATGTGAATGAAGCGTCTGGGAATGATGATAGAAGGATTGTTACTGTGACCCCTTTGAGAGATATGAAGCCGGAGAGGATTTTCGGGAAGATGAGTCATTTGCAGAGGCTTTTGGATCGTTTCTTGGCTTGTAGGCCAACTGGGTTGGCTAAGAACAATAGGATGATTTTGATTGCGTTGTATCCGTTGGTTAAGGAAAGTTTtcagttgtatgctgatatatgTGAGGTTTTGGCAGTGTTGCTTGACAAATTCTTTGATATGGAGTATCCTGATTGTGTCAAGGCCTTTGATGCTTATGCAAGTGCTGCTAAACAGATTGATGAACTTGTGGCATTTTACAATTGGTGTAAAGAGAGTGGTTTGGCGAGATCCTCCGAGTATCCAGAAGTTCAGAGAATTACTAGTAAGTTGTTGGAGACACTGGAGGAGTTTGTGAGGGATAGGGCTAAGAGGCCAAAGAGTCCAGAGAGGAAAGAGGAAGCTCCTAAGCTGGAAGTACAAGAGGAGGAGCCGGTCCCGGATATGAACGAGATCAAGGCACTGCCTGCACCTGAGAATTATACCCCGCCTCCTCCACCAGAGCCTGAGCCTGAGCCAAAGCCGCAGTTTACGGAGGACTTGGTGAATCTGAGAGAGGATGCAGTCACTGCAGACGATCAGGGTAATAGATTTGCTTTGGCACTCTTTGCTGGTGCACCAGCTAATAATAATGCAAATGGATCGTGGGAAGCCTTTCCATCAAATGGACAGCCGGAAGTAACTTCAGCTTGGCAAACCCCTGCCGCTGAACCTGGGAAAGCTGATTGGGAATTGGCATTGGTTGAGACAGCCAGCAATTTATCTAGGCAGAAGAATGCTTTAGGTGGTGGGCTTGATCCCTTATTGTTGAATGGCATGTATGATCAAGGAATGGTGAGGCAGCATGTGAGCACTTCTCAACTTAGTGGAGGGAGTGCTAGCAGTGTGGCGTTGCCGGCACCGGGAAAGACCACAACACCTGTTTTAGCTCTCCCAGCCCCAGATGGATCTGTGCAGCCAGTTAATCAGGATCCGTTCGCTGCATCCTTGAACATTCCACCTCCCTCCTATGTGCAAATGGCCGAAATGGAGAAGAAGCAACAATTACTTGTGCATGAGCAGCAGCTGTGGCATCAGTATGCAAGAGATGGGATGCAAGGCCAGTCTAGCTTGAACAAAATGAACAATGGTACTGGATACTATGCTGGAGGTCCTATGCCTTACGGAATGCCCCCAGTTCACGGAATGGGACCTCCAAACGGGTATTACCATACTCCTATATGATCCCCTCACGCTTTCTTTTTGCCACATATCTATAGTTTGTTtcgtttatttttttactatgaCATAGTGGTTTCCTTTGTTTTAAATGGTGTCATCTTATTATTGAGATCTGCATTTAGTACGATGGGATGCAAAGGAGACGGTTCGAGGAGACAATTTCTTGTTTGGTTTT
It encodes:
- the LOC11428819 gene encoding putative clathrin assembly protein At2g25430, translating into MTSSTIRKAIGAVKDQTSIGIAKVASNMAPELEVAIVKATSHDEDPASEKYIREILNLMSYSRGYVNACVSAVSKRLGKTRDWIVALKALILVHRLMNDGTPIFQEEIMYATRRGTRLLNMSDFRDEAHSSSWDHSAFVRTYALYLDQRLELMLFDRKAGSVGVGGGGGDERFGGRENNFRSPPNEYEYGGGQFRGEGGMRKTRSYGDVNEASGNDDRRIVTVTPLRDMKPERIFGKMSHLQRLLDRFLACRPTGLAKNNRMILIALYPLVKESFQLYADICEVLAVLLDKFFDMEYPDCVKAFDAYASAAKQIDELVAFYNWCKESGLARSSEYPEVQRITSKLLETLEEFVRDRAKRPKSPERKEEAPKLEVQEEEPVPDMNEIKALPAPENYTPPPPPEPEPEPKPQFTEDLVNLREDAVTADDQGNRFALALFAGAPANNNANGSWEAFPSNGQPEVTSAWQTPAAEPGKADWELALVETASNLSRQKNALGGGLDPLLLNGMYDQGMVRQHVSTSQLSGGSASSVALPAPGKTTTPVLALPAPDGSVQPVNQDPFAASLNIPPPSYVQMAEMEKKQQLLVHEQQLWHQYARDGMQGQSSLNKMNNGTGYYAGGPMPYGMPPVHGMGPPNGYYHTPI